The Magallana gigas chromosome 6, xbMagGiga1.1, whole genome shotgun sequence genome includes the window AAAAATATGGCGGAGAATGCCTTTACACAAGTCATGTTCAGCTTTAATGCATAATATTATCATCGACACTTTTAATGACACTTAATTCCTTAAATGTGATAATTTGCTGTAGTTTAATTTAAACTAATCTgaactaaaaaacaaaaatgtcacaaaatcattatttcaatAACACCTTTACGgagaaacttttaaattttgattattacaTTAAGTATCGCACGTATTAAATGGCGTGTACATGCTAGAAATATTCACATATACTATTCATGGTTGATATTCGGACTGCAATTATTTGGAAGTTAATTttcatgatatatttttaatcatactaaatatggtttttttttcaagcttcATTTTCCTGAGAGAAAAGAAAGTGTCCTTGCAAAagcaatcaataaaattttagttGGAGAATTGGATCACTTCATCGTATATTCAAACGATCTTCTAAATGTTGCAAAGTTAGCGAAGGCAATGCGTGTTCCAAGTTTTCTAAAATGGAACCACGTAAGTTTTAAATACTAATTGTCAAGGTTCATACAAACATTGTGAatttatattagaaaaaaatcttatttgtttacttttttagGGTATCATTGCTATGGATTCCTCCTTGTCAAGGGGATTTTGGATTCTTCACAACAATCTCTTTTTCCCGCCCTTTagtgaaaataagtttgttgAGCCTGGTGGGAAGGTCTGGAAAGAAACTACTATTGGAGATACAACTGATAATGTGTTTTACATATGCATATCAGCAGGTAGTGTTATATCAAAAAATCCAAATCCACTTATACTCAATCACTGTAGCCAtctcaacatattttttttaattattcggtgaaaaaaaagaagagtttaGATAAATTAAAATTGAGGAAATTAATTATCGAATGTTAATAGATCAAACGGTAATTTCGAAAGCTAATTATCCTGTTAGgctgtatttttaaataattttcatttttaaaaatcgttaaTTTACCAGGCATTAATTAGTGGATCCCAGTGATAGTGCAAggtttattaaagaaaacaaaattcatttttcccacacaatcttttttaatgaatgtaaaaataattttaaggcAACATGAGAGCTTTCATTTATCTCCCTCTCTCTAAAATTAGATTTCACGTAAAAGCCATATTTAATGACGTGTTTTTTTAATCTAGTGCGATTTAACGAAGAACTCCACTATTTACCATTCAAAAGTATTGATCAATCTATTTCCAGATAACGAAAATGCTTATATTTGCATACAGTGGATGCTTACTTCGTCGTGgtttttataaatgcatttgGATACCTAAAAGCCTAAGCCAGTTTGAAGAATGCTTGAGTCATATTGTTTAGTTTAATTAtaagtattttgttaaaatattcagaaaatcatttataaaattcttCTTAACATCTGATCGAAAAGCTGTACAATATAATTGATGCTTTTAAGGGTCTTTTTCTCTAATCGATTTGAATTAAACACTACGAAATACCATATTTTTAGCATTAGTTTCCTTGATATATCAATAGATAATTTGTTCGTATGTAGATATCAATATGTCTCTGTATCACATCTTCGACTGGAAAACTATCGCGGAAGTAACTTAATTGGTATAATAAAAGTGCACTTAAAAGTTCATATAGGTTGCGATGAATGCGTTACTAGAAGAGATGTGTAACAGGATCATTCATGTCAACTATCTAtgcatattctttttttttttcaaatattgaacaCATAATTGAATGATATACAAGGAGCTTTAGCAATGTAAAAGGTcccattttgttcaaaaaagaACACTGTGTTCCAAGAATAGTCTAACGCCTGATAAAACCAGGCACGGTGAGACAAATTGTATGTACATCGTGTCGCACGTAACAACATGAAATGTTATACAGGTTCTTTAATATATAACAGAAGCGCCTTTAATAGAGTCAATGGCGATTTTCTCAATCCattgttttatattgtatatgtaTTTCAATTCTAAAACAGTAggattatttcattaaatgacTTGGTTTGAACGatatcaatttttcaacaaCCTTGAAAAAATCAATCTACCAACCTGTGTACCTTTAGTTtctagaaaaaatatcaaatgaaaacaaaatgaagtACTAGTAATTGAAACATTAATATTACCATGAATTTTTGTTTGCTATTTTAACAGGAAGTGAAGAGAGGATAAGACAAGTGCTTACAAGTATGTTAGCTGGAAATGCGTTTTTCCTTCACAGCAATCCACCCACCTTATTTCAATCTGAAACGTACATCAAATCACGCAATGAACACACCTTATATCATGAGGGCGGAGAGCCATTTCCATTTATGGTAATTTTGTCAACAGAACAGTTTCATAACGTATTAAATGATTGCTCCTATACTGAAATTGGTGGTATTTCATGTCTTTATATGTGATATTATGACATTTACGTACATATCGGCAACATACTCAATCTTAAAACAACGAGATGCAATAAAGTCTGACTATTGTTCCAAGTTTAAGAAGGGATGctatattatttagataaatttcATCTAGAGCTGATACTATTTTCGAGTTAAGACACAAAGTATAAGGACTAGCgagtaataaaaaataaattttaaaggttAAATCTAAATATGACTCAGAAATAGGCACCTATAAACTCTTCGATTATGTGCCACACGATTGCGCACCCAAAACTCATGACCGAAGTATAGCATTCTTTTCATTGTATCTTGATATGCTTTTGTGCACTTGTATATTATACAATGCCCAGTATAGTTGGTTTGGAACACGTAAAAATTGATATAGTAAAGCGACCCAATCACAACGTAATGTGAAATGCACCACACAATGACCTGTACAGCGGAATACTTTGAACTGTTCAGTGGTTTAAATTAAGGCACATACAGCGTTTGTGAGAGTAGTATCGATGAAAAAGAAGCGTGACGAACAACTATACCTATTACGAGTCATGTTAAGCTTAAAGTACGTCGTGTATTGCATGTGCTGTGTCGTGTCGTCAATCATactaaatactttttaaataattatgttttgacataaaattaaaactatgCACTAAGTCGcaaattaacaatttatacTTTTAGAATTGTCTTTTTGACCCAGAGTCAAAACAAAAGACAAGCTGTTTGTTCCAATTTTCATCCGGAGTTAACCCGTCTGAAAGAGTATATGTATACACAAGACCAAGGGGCCCCATCGCAGGAGCAAATTCCTTTTGCTATTCTTCAGGATTTAATCATGGTCAGGGGTTGCTGTCTCtgtcaaaatcaaatcttgaaaTGGTTAACGATTTTAGTTCCATGGATACCGTCTTTGCATTATCGAACGATCCTTCCTCTGATGCGTACGGTACCACTTGTTTCGGACAGGATGTGGCAGCATACACAGACATAGTCACAGTCATGGTGAGcagattttctttacatttcaaaatatcttaGCTCATAAATACATTGCATTaataacaggcacgtagcatcgtttttgaaagtgggggggggggggggccagactcatccaaaaaatcttgacaagcaaaaaaaagaaaaaaaaacagaaaggaaaggaaaatttaaagtttccaaaaatcttcaaaatcctaatccgtggggggaggggggggtctggcgtagtatataacttcaatttcactcctcatttccttattttcatatcaattttttacatactctatgataattcaaatttttatatgtaaattttaaaatattcgttgctgcgagaaaaagtgtgtgtgtgtgtgggggggggggggggggggtgcaggcgcacccccccccccacccccctgatgctacatgcctgagtaatattaaataattcatGTTTTCTGGTAAACTATTAGAAATAGCTTTCTAACCTTATTTTCTAGCTAAACAAGTCTTAGTTATTGGAATGACCCCCAGCGTGAACAATTGCTAACTCTCCTAAGTAtgatttattttgcatttgtaGGTGTGCCTAAAACTGCCTTCTCTTCATAGAGACCTGCTGCGAGCCTCAACTGGTACCAAATCGATATGTAGCAATAATAGATAAAATGTAACCGTTTAAATATAACGTCAAGATGACTTGGAAAATCGCAGCGGACATTTAAAGGGCTATCGTTAATGAATACAGAAccatgcatgcattttttcttctactacagtcagttcaagcatattttttacaacatacatCATTGTATAGGATAGCATTGAatttcatagcatagcattggaatctcataccataacATTGGAACCCCATACCATAGCTTACAATCTCATAGATTCATATTCGTCATAGAATACCATAGCATTAGCATAGCATACAGCatgattttaactcggttttaaatgtttttaattaaaagaataaatgtaCCAGTTCACATTGCAGATTAGCTGTAAACTTTGTCTTCTTAatattttacttcgaaatgttTGGAACctttctgtgtatggaggcgtttttgttcaaaccTCATGGCaaagcataccatagcatatcGTATCATTATtccctttatttcaatttctcatagcataacatacaatttttcattgcattgaaatctcatagcatatcattaaaatcgcatagcaaaaaattgtaaaagatgtGGATTAAATGACTGTATATGCATAGCtgaaattcattttatattgaGACTTCCAATAAAAAACAGCAGATCTTTAAAACCTTGACGTTATTCTATTTTGAACATAAATGAAAGCGAATTTTCTAAAGTGTTCTTTTTACAAAGGCAAGAGCAAGAGCGTACACGGCCTGAAATATCCCCCGCACGCAAGATGTTAAAgtgatatatttacataaatgtaaaaaaaataatacatttgaaAGTGTATACCTGTACATGCATAGTATTGAACTACATTCTCTTACCCATTAACTCAAATTTAGTCAAACTaagtacttacatgtatgtgttcaGAACATAAATATCACGTTTTCtgaaaagtttatttttcatataatgcagtaaaaaagttttatataaaaaaaacccaacaacacTGGCTATCAAGATTCGACACCCTCTTAACAGAAAGCGATTGAATTTGGTAGTCTCGATACCCATTCATTCCGAAAATTTGCTATTTAGAACAGTAAATGGTAAAAGCTGAATGGCTTATTAATAACATAGTTATCTATACATGCGTGTTTACAGAATAAAAgtacaatacaaatatattcTACTGTAAGCTCCCCACGAATGGCCATCTAAAAATGGggtttacaaaatatatgtagatCTATTTCAGGATCAACATTTTTTCGAAGTACTCTCGATTCTTTGTTTAAAGGACAAGGCGGGGTAAAATGACCATGGTTTTCTAAATCAATGGTAATAGCATAGTGTAGTCAGGACAAAACATATTCAAGTCGAGGcatatattgttaattttgtattattttggcGTAAGGCGTCAACCGAAGTTTCAAGGGCAAAAAGGGGTCTttaaagaggtatagcgccttttcccattatttcgcCTACACCTGTGTTTTGAcggaaagtacctgttactaaaaatagcttcAGGTACTTATAGCTGTCGCAATATGATTGTCGAAACCTGGATATactgtactgattttataatggtgtctgtaagACACCTGTAAAAAGAGTATATGTATACTGTATAGTGTTAATGAAGAGATCTGTTCATATTGTGAATGCTCAAACTCAGACTGAATTAAgttagataattttaaaaaaaacccagaagaatagatacatgtaactttaccCCTCTATTCTGTTCATGTTTCAATCTTAAGTGAGAAAAAATTACTTCTAAGTGGATTCTATCCAGCGGccacaaaatcaaaaagacctCCGCGTTCCCACTAGGCCACGCATTTAACATTTTCAGTCGAtgcattttctatatatatggctacatacatgattgtattagaaaatacactaattgaaatatttgtctaattctcagtacgaagaccacgttataccaaaactaattcaatgtTAACATGTACTACAATACCTGTAGACTTAAATTTTAATCGGATGTCTATGGTTTAGAGTGGTTCAAATAGTtaaatatccaattttttatcGTATATTAACTACTTTCCTGTATATCCCTaacaaaacctgaatattttaatgatgtcgtgtaagataattaagactcttaGAGCATTGTGATTGTGTAATTtgcgtttctttgaatatatttaaactaaatattgtataatattgaaaatgtctgaTGTTTGCAAAAGGCTACACGTATATTTGAGGCTTAATTGTATATTAAGTGCTCTATACCTCTTTACTACTGAGTTATATATTCATGTGTACAGTGTGTTGTAAAACCCTATATCCAATATCACCAAGATGAGCCGGCAGCAGTTGCTTTTCCAGCCAGTCATCCCCAGTCAGAAGGTGCATATTTAACGCATTTTAGATAAGATCAACATAATTAAGATAAGATATCATTCATAAAAAGTGTTTGTTAGATCTGCATCAACCTTTGCACCATCACCTTTTTCTTAGTTTACTGCATCTTCCCCCAGGAATTTGCCAGCACCTTCCCCGGAGATAATTAAGTCTTTGGAGACTTATTTGTTTTCGTACggttcttctttttctttttttccgaTCTGAACATTTGTCCGTCGCGTTTCTCAAAtttggctgaacagaattgtacaaaactctaggatacgataggcctgcatatctaaaTGTGCACGctggtttaattttttcatttgggGTTGGCCAACCACTTTTCTTTGGCGTCAAAGGtcgtggggtctaacattgaaccttatgGGAaaaatcgtagactctattgtaaatggttataacatgaaaacggacaaagataataaaataGGGTTTTTAGAATCAAATACTGACTGTTACAGGCAATATATTGGGTtaattagatctgacccctggggtcatccctacccccccccccccccccccaggaatAGGAAATGACCATATATCTTAGAAAATTCTAGAATcctgacccctaaaccatatttATTCTTGTTCCATGTcttaaggggcatcaaatggtatgtaggtcatgggccctaggggtggtcctgacccccctcaaacagcaagtgcCCGAATATGTTGAAAACTGTCGAGATCCAAAACcctttaccatatatattcttgttccctGTGTTaagggcatcaaatggtatgtaggtaatgggccctGGGGGTGTTCTTGACCCCCAACAGACaactatatatattcttgttccttgtgtcaaggggtatcaaatggtatgtaggtcatggacCCTGGGGTAGCTCATGGGCCCTGAGGGTGGTCATGACCctcctcaaacaggaagtgcccaaatatgtTGAAAAGGGTTAAGAACTTCACCCctataccatatatattcttgttccttggggCAAGTTGGTTCACCTGATATATAGTAAGGGACTCCTGGGAAACAACATTAGAAATAATCAAGTTCTAAATCTTTTCGTCTGTAAAGTTTGACCCATGTGAGTCATCCCTACTCCCAATGATGGCCTCGTTTGTTTGGGAGACTTTATAATCGCCCcgattataattacatcttgttAGTTAT containing:
- the LOC105335609 gene encoding uncharacterized protein; the encoded protein is MNALLILQFVSFWLNFVNKWKVGLGNNCPDPDGGHVSWWILYQQKSMPFLHFYADSRNNQEIKLHFPERKESVLAKAINKILVGELDHFIVYSNDLLNVAKLAKAMRVPSFLKWNHGIIAMDSSLSRGFWILHNNLFFPPFSENKFVEPGGKVWKETTIGDTTDNVFYICISAGSEERIRQVLTSMLAGNAFFLHSNPPTLFQSETYIKSRNEHTLYHEGGEPFPFMNCLFDPESKQKTSCLFQFSSGVNPSERVYVYTRPRGPIAGANSFCYSSGFNHGQGLLSLSKSNLEMVNDFSSMDTVFALSNDPSSDAYGTTCFGQDVAAYTDIVTVMVCLKLPSLHRDLLRASTGTKSICSNNR